A window of Hevea brasiliensis isolate MT/VB/25A 57/8 unplaced genomic scaffold, ASM3005281v1 Scaf7, whole genome shotgun sequence genomic DNA:
aagttagaaatgctataattaaagtaattataacataggccctccattggggcaattattttaagaaattttaaatagttgcataagatgcaattaatttaagagattttcttaagaataattgttaagcatgagatgttgtaaatatttaaatgatttggtggccaatattggatgtacctgaggacattaaaattatttgcataattacttactcaatgggatcaacttaactaatacaagataagtcaataatggatgtacctgagattttgagcattagggactaggtaaaggattgaacctcacacgagatgtgatgggcaagaagttgctcacttatagtttattgtaattccaataatggatgtacctgaggatgatcaattgaattataagaattcaatcacccactagaaatccctccaactaggatttccatattctactttggaagtgtaggattcgctaagttagtgggaggaccaatttgattaaaagaccataattattttggttaattacatgatacatttactaattaatctgattattttttgtagttaattttctgataaaaatgagcacagaacaaccaccaccatccaatgtccttgtaagcatacttgatcgcaataggttgacaggacctaatctgtctgattggctaagaaaattgaaacttgtcctgaaacttgaacatataggatatgttctagattcaaatgttcctggtcccttacctccagaggccacacaagaggaacatgaaactttggacaagtgaaaggagcattatatgagagctaagtgttacatgcttgcttccatgagtaatgagttatagaagcagcatgagaacatattgagtgcgagtgagatcctccttcacctacaagagttgtatggtgagcacagtaggaatgctaggtatgagatatctagatagctattccgtatgaggatgtctgagggacagaatgttggggatcatgtccacaagatgattcgactgattgagcagttggaatatcttgacttcaacatggatttccaactacagacagatttgatccttcagtcccttcctgagtcttttaggaattttgtgataaatttccatatgactcaacaggaatgcaccttagctggtttactcaaaatgctggttattgcccaaaagaatatgctgggcaataaaggaaaagaggtagctttgattacatcttcttctgctagaaagtccagcaagaagaagggcaataagaaaagaaacctcagattccttgtccttctaagaaaatagctaaacagaaaaggaagactagagctgatgaaggcaaaggaaagtgtttccactgccaaaaggatgggcactagagagtatcttgcttctctgaaggacaagaaggatacaccttcggaaggtatgtccatatcttgttatttagattctgatgatactcatagttcatctacagcttgggttttagatactggtgccagttctcatatttctaataatatgtaggaactagcaaatagtagcagcttgcgttctctagatgttagagtccggattggcaatggctcaactattgaagctttagccataggatctaaatctttttacatgtttggacatgttttgtgtttagataatattttatatgtacctgatacttttaaaaacatcatttctatatctagtttgactagaaatggctattaattttagttcacagatgatgtttacaatatttattttgaaaataaatatgttggtttgggttatatgaatgatggtctttgttatttagataataatgacaaacacaaattgaatgcaagtgatctaaaagaatgcaatgtcatggtgaaaaccaactcaagttcaaaatatatttggcacttaaggttatgtcatattgcagaagataggattgcaaaactagagaaaatggagattctaacctcattgggctctgagcctactccaacttgtgaatcttgccttcagggcaaaatgactagatcaccctttgttggacaagggctaagagctaaaaatattttggagctaatgcaTAGtggtgtatgtggtccatttaaagaaatggctagagggggctttcattattttattacctttactgatgataaatcaaggtttgggcatttgtatttgataaaatacaaacatgaatcctttgaaaagttcaaagaatttaaatttgaagtagaaaatcaaacaggaaatagtattaaagctcttcgatcagatcgtaaaggtgaatatttgagtactgaatttgatgaatacttgagagagcacgacattgttttccagctgactcctccaggaacaccacagctgaatggtatatctgaaaggagaaatcgtaccctattggatatggtacgtagtatgatgagctatactgatatgccaatctccttttggggatttgcattagaatcagctttgtatattctgaataggattccatcaaaatcagtttcttccacaccttatgagatatggcatgaaagaaaaccaagtcttaagcatgttaagatttggggttgtccagcttatattaaaaagctgaacactgataaattggagaccagatcagaaaagggtcgatttgttagatatccaaaagatagttttggatattatttttatttgcctacttcacaaaaggttgtgataagtagagatgccacatttcttgaacaacagtttattcaagaaggaggcaaagaaaggcaaatagagttaaaattggagaattttgaccaaccaacagatcagatggatacagatccatctagtcaacctatacccgttgatgaaacatctacagctattccttgtagaacaaccagggtatctcacccaccagtgagatatggtttccttcataaagaagaacaagagttgtctactcatgaagattagatcatggagatgatccacttacctatgaagaagctatatcagatatagactcttcaaaatggattgatgctatgaaatccaagattgattccatgtataagaatcaagtttgggatcttgttgacccacttgaaggtattgtacctatagggaacaaatgggttttcaagaagaaaattggttctgatggaacggtagagacctataaggcaaggctagtagcgaaagggtttcgccaaaggcaaggaatcgactatgaggagactttctcgcctgttgccatgcttaaatcaattaggattttattaacaatagctgcatactatgattatgagatttggcagatggatgtcaaaacagcttttctcaatggatacattgaagaaaacattttcatggaacaacctaggggttttgaatcccaagatggttccaaggtatgcaagctaaagcgatccatttatgggttgaaacaagcttcgaggagttggaacatccgttttgatgaagccattaaatcctttggttttatcaaaaatgaggatgagccatatgtatataagaaggttagtgacaatgctatcactttccttgtcttatatgtggatgacatactgttgatgggtaatgacacaggtatgttgacaactataaaggtatggttgtcaaatacattctctataaaagacttaggggaggcaacctatattcttgggattcacatctatagagatagagtgcaaagaataattagtttatcccaaagtctatacttggaaaaggtgttaaagaggtttaacatgcttgattccaagagaggattgttaccagtgagacatggtatccacctttctaaagagatgtctctaaagacacctgaagaaagagataagatggctaggattccatatgcttcggctattggaagtttaatgtatgcaatgttgtgtactaggccggatatcgcatatgctgttagtttgactagcaggtatcaatccaatccaggtttggaacactggataactgtcaagaatatccttaagtacttgagaataagtaagaatttattcttgatatatagaggtggagacttgcaattggatggttatactgattctgatttccaatcagatgtcgatgatagaaagtctacctctggatatgtgttcatttgtaatggaagtatagtcagttggaagagttccaaacagagcacgactgtagattccactacagaggctgagtatattactgcatcagatgctgcaaaggaagctgtttggataaaaaagttcgtgacagaacttatagtagttccttccattgagtcagcagtttcactacactgtgacaacaatggagcagtcatacaggctaaggaactaaggtctcactagaaatctaaacacatagaaaggcgctaccacattatcagagaaatagttggacgaggtgatgtagccatgcagaaaatagtatcagctgaaaatccagctgatccattcactaagcctatgttacagactcagctagaccgacatcttgagaagataggtctaagatattataatgaatggctctagtgctagtgggagattgtttgtagtatgccctagagcatatcatttagtatgtatcttgtacatattttattgataaaagacatttccacttttccgtttacataatatatttatgtgtaatagaaaaggtccattgatattttgttagaaattctattcttaagttattaagaatatgagtgacagtatttctagtacaaagtatcataaataggttcacaatcgaggatacttcataataaggacatgacttatccagaaagattgtattcatgtttgttacaaagttatttatatgagatataaataagatggaattgttaGTCTCATGCCAtacgacaaacatgataggtgctTATAAATgacaagtaggccaaactagtgacacttatgacaagcacatggagtttactcttgtcaatattttgtcataaatcatatcagtgcatataatctttagacctgagatagcacaggtatcttgtatataggtagtttaagtttgatactgctttcatacttgtactgtgtatgggtatatgggcatgtgttggctcctactagttatatatggaggtaggtgttgatcaagatagaatctgttcctctaagtaaatagagataaaatcctatgttcatttaattgttcttgatgtttcaagttcctggtcaggacagatagatttaatcagaaaagagtttctgatgagaaaatctttttaatcaagaactggaattaaaagagaacataatattcatagcaaatggagtttgacataaaccatgactccagcttgagttgggattttgtaacagagagattccagtgcatggtaacatatgattataggttcatttaaggtaaaccttattactaattgggtggtcatggcatgctatactaggtgttaaccatggtctatgaggtgcataaaatgatttagagaaatcatttatagtaagaaagagttctgatgatattaagagttgatattatgtctcattgccaattagtgatgagcctagtaagtcacacacatacacaagttattacctatttaaatatgatttaattaattaattaaagagtttaattgattaattaaataggtttggtttgcaattaaattgcaaagtccctagcatgacttgaaactaaatctagattattggatgtatagtataagttaaatttatatttaaagtgattaaatatgattttaattaatgaaaaattaattaatagagattaattaactaatttatatttgatataaattgattagaagaagagaaataattattttgggttgagaactcaaaattaagacacaggggcattttggtcatttcacattatgacacgtggcaccatgagatggtgacacataggattacacataagcttgccaaatatttttttaatcatgtaagatgattaaaatcaagattaaatataggtttgacacttggcacaatgtgattgggtcacttaaacctagagctaatcaaagggtgacatgtgacaagggtttaatgtgttaacctagctatataagtgttgttatgaaaaagaaaaatacaactaacagccactcctcctttgtcacgtctttttgaggctctccatctattcttcttcatttctcatcaattcaaagagattagccatcaatctcttgaattaagaatactagaaattgtttctagtgtcctgtttacatctctaatctcttaaaagacagaacttaaatttctaattaatagaaaaagctttagaagctgttcaagggctgccataggtgttcttggtgtggacaagctagagggacaacatttagtgtcctgaagacaaatctcaaaggcgcagacacgctacagtgcatcaagaggttagtgtaatagttcttaatttaatttagggttctaaaattaatcggattaattttaaaatcttaaatggcaaatacagatccaaaaacatattaaaagagttttaatatgttgtttatcattgaaatcaaatagataaaaataaatcttgcatgatgcatttgaccctaggtgaaaatttttgaattcaatagtataaacttgtgtttttcactcttccgttccttcagacaggacgggtagacacggcttgagatctttgctgggacccggtccttcggggtagacatggcttgagttcttcactggaatcctgtatttggtttattaagcgaaagtccagcttgagatcttcgctggcagaagttggattaagagggttgtatagaggatcagctcctatatatgtattatttgacagTGTTAGGTGTGTgaatgctccaaattgcctttttgatgtgatttatatgaaaaatatgacgatgttgcatttcacttcacatggtgcattagctttagatagctatagagattatagttaaaattgatattttactctctgagtcgaacactcacttctgttcaccatattttttcaggctacaggagaagacctttttcagaataacctgttctttcctcgcaggttatgaaaataaaaattgctTAACTGTATTATATTTATCTAAATtcgtaatttagaactccgcatgtactagtagcaGCACTAATCCTGTCAGGGATTGCATGAATtcaagtttttgtattaacaaatgaaaaatttttatgagttttaaatagtttgtaaatgatgtaataaaGTTGAGCTGAGCTcttctaattttagtttctgatgatTACTGGGTTAAGCtggcccgaaatgaaattataatagtttaatttaaattattttatatgtatattgggcctaaattgtgggcctgattATGGGTTTGAGAActataaggcttactacgggccctgggggctttaggttggcccaaGTCTTAGTActggtccagcccataggttgagtcgtgacagGAAACATGTCACCGGAAAATGTGAATGCAAAAGGATAAAGTCCTTTTGTATTTAGCTTAGCTTGCTTAGTGAAAATATGGCTTTAAAATGGAAAGGCTCTTCAATTTTCAACTCTTTATTATCAGTGGATTTTTCTATATGTATTAAAAGTTATTTATTTCAGTCATACTGAATCAGTTTTAAAGAAGCAGATGTTTTGGCTGggcattatataaattatttattattttattttagtattataaattaatatagttttatatttttataattatattataaaattacattaataataaaatttttaatcaattataatTTTACTTCAGAtaacattaaattttttaatatttaaaattataaattttaaaatttttaaaaaaatgttgtaaaaaagaaatttaaataatcATCTTATGTCTTTCTCATATTCCACGAAaatgtaattttaattaataattcaaGTTGGTAATCAAATGCAGAGAAAGTAAAAGCATAAACCTATGGCAACACCTTTGACAAGGCCATAGCAACCCATCCTACAATGCAGAATGCAATTGAGCCCAAATTGCCTCTTTTAAATTATCAAACCAACCGAAGAAAAATTACAAACCCAATTTATGAATTCAATtacattaattataatttatattcaaGCAAAATGTTTACCATATTTATTAGATCAGATGGTCGTCAATCCTTACGCTAGAGATTGGCGTGTACTTCTCGACGGAAAACCTTCGGGTGGGTCGGCCATTAAAACTGCGTACGTACCAGGACCACCAAGCGTGGAAGGGAAGGGAAATGAACgtggaaaattattgaataccttcattttcataatttataattttttttataaatgtataatatattatttttttaatatactcaatatatattataatttatgaaTAATTGTCTACATCATACCTATGCACCAATCAAATATAtaagtaatttttatttaaaattatcataattttaacaacaatttaattttatttttaatttacgtGAATATATCCTtacttttaagaaaaaaaatgagtATATCCAAActacttttatatatttaatttttaaaaataaattttcatattaatatagtatattcaaaataaataatataataatataaatatttttccaatcaaTCCATGTTCATGGAGGTTAAGTTATAATTCCCTCATCCTCTTAACctaagagagagaaaaagaaaaaataatatttttaattcagttaataattaaaaatgagagtttattttatttatcaactaaataatattaaaaaaaactaaTATAGTTAATTCAgtttatttaaagtttaattttgttggaaaatatttttaaattatgtaaGAAATTCTAAATGTAGTAAGTTAATAAAAGGAATTGCGCCTTAGGTGTAAGTTGCCCAAAAATACTCTTGATattaagttaaaataaaatagCCAAACCACACATGAAGTGTAATTTTGATATCTTATAAGCAATGAAAAATcacttaaattaaatttcttgGGTTATTATGCTTGATATTGTTTGAACCCATCTCAtaaaatctcaaccccattatcctcgcatggattttttttttttttgcctgaaCTCGATTTATCTTGTacttaagacacaaaatatatgatattcacttattaaatatatgagttcCACATATTTGTATTTTGGATCACAGGTGGACTAAGTCTAGGCAATCAATGATGCTTGTATCTCTTCAAGTGCTCGCCCCTTTGTCTCTGGCACCAAATTTGCCACAAATATAACTCCCAAGCCAGCAATGATTGCATAAATCAGAAATACCCCTGAAATCATGTATAGGAAATACCATAGCATAAGAGATTAAGAAAGTGACTCAATGAACTTTAGTTAGTTCAGTgatactataattttttttacagAACTTCAAGACAGGCAGAGGAGAGGCAGTTACCTGCTGAGCTCCACTCAAACAAATAATTGAAAGTATATGCAACAATCCAACTCCCAGACCAGCTGAACAAATTTACTAAACTTCCTGCTGAACCTTTTACGTTTACAGGAAATATCTGATAGAAAAAACCATCATTCCATTTAAGCTGCAAATGTTAGCCACCTCACATGTTTCAGAGGCAAAATATGTTACTATACCTCTGCCACCATAATCCATGGTATTCCTCCCAGGCCTATTGACACAGAACCTATAAATACCTGATTGCAGAATCAAAATTTCGATGCTTATTTGTCTAATAATATTTCAACTAAAAGTGCAAAAACCATATGTTCTGGCCGAATCGTATTACCAATATTCCTGCAAGTGCCAGAATGGGAGTGATTTCTTTCCCTAGGTGATAGCCCTGCACATGACATTGGTACCTTTCAAGAAAAGTAAATTTATACCCACAATAAGGAACAAGAGAACAAGAAAAAGAGGGCATATAAATTCTATTTCTTTGGAACCTGCAATAGAAAGGACAATCCTGTTACAAGTGAACCTAAGCAGCATCCACTTGTAGAAACCTGAAAAGATGATTAAGATTTTCAGGATTCGTGCTCAGGTCAGCTATATTAATTCCAAATTTATGGGTTTCAGACTTTCAATACCAACCAGTAGAAGTGGTCTTCTTCCAAATTTATCAATTAAGAACAAGCTGCAAATATTCATCACTATCTGCAGCGAAAATGTGAACTGTAAATGAGATATGCGTCTTGAAGACTGCCAGATTCAAGCACACTTTTCaggagaaaaaaataaataaatcaataaaatagATAGAGAGAGACCTGAACAATACTTGCTGCCACAGACCCAACACTACTAGGGAAACCTGCCATGTACCGAGATGTCAAATTTATATATTTCTATATATTTGTCCGATAAGTTCAATTGTTATTGTGAAGCATATTAAATTACCAGCTGATTCTAAAATAGAGCTTAAATAGTAAGAATAGCCATTGAGCCCTCCAAATTGTAGAACTGCCATCAGCCCAACTCCAACCTAATCCAAACAATGAGCTATACCATACAGGTAATGTATGAAAAAGTGAGCATTGAGTAATTTGCAAGACTCACAATAATTGCAAGAGCATATTTCCTTTGAAACAACTCTTTAATGCCATCTTCTGATGTCTGATTAAAGTTCTGTGTATAATCCTGTCAAATATTCCAAATGGAAAGATCATAAATTATAAAATGAATCTTCTCTGAATTGAAGTCTGCCTTTTCCAAGATATCAAGTGAAAAAAATTACAATGATTTCAGCAGCCTCTTGAGAAATATCAGCATTCTTTCCCCTAAGGCTCTGGAGAGCAACTTTCAGCTCTTTTTCTCTGCCAACTTTTGCCTGCAGAAAATTGAACTCGTTGAGCATCTGATGGTTTCTCACATTAGATAAAACAACTTAAGAACAGGTCGAAACATCTAGATGCAAAGGCAATGTACACTCTATAGACTTCCTAAATTTGGAAAAGAATGGTCGTCAGATGAGCATGAAGTGCTTGACATTGCACATTTGGTAAGGTTCTGTAATTTCATACAATGAACAATGTCAAAATTTTCAATCCAAATGGAAAAGCTCCATTTCTTTTTAGCAGATGCATACATTCGAACATATCTTCTAAGGAGACAATTTTGAATTGGACTCACAAGCCATCTGGGAGACTCTGGAATGAAAAATGCACCAAGGAGCTGAATTAGACATGGAATAGTACCTGATAATGAAAAATAACATGACCATTATGAACCTATCTTCAAGTTTATCAGTACAAAATTTTGGAAGAAAACAAGTAAAAGAACACTACACCTAGTAGAGCCAAGATGCGCCAGTTACAGACAGAACCAATGATAAACGTAACTGATATGCCAGAACCCATCATAAGCTACAGAGTGGACAAAGAAAGATTAGCTAAAAAAGGGTTAAGGCAAACTTCTGAACTTTTTTATCATTAGAACTTACTGCAATAAGTAATGCAAATGCTCCCCTGAAATTCTTGGGTGTAATTTCTGCAACATAAATAGGTATCTGCAGATTGAATGCAAATTGAATGGTAACTTCCATTAGTGATAGGAGTTGAGTCTGGAGTAAGAATTATGAGCAAAATGTGCAAGCAAACATTTATTGAACTAACCACATAAGAAAGAATCCCAATTCCAATTCCCACCAACAGTCTTCCAAGGTCAAGTGACCACGCAACCTGTATGAAATGGTTGGACATTTACATATGCTTGAAAGAAAAAAGGTTAAATACTAAAAAATGCATAAACCTAAATGAGACAGACAAGAAATACCTTGGAAAATGTAATTGCAAGCCACCCTATGAGACACAATGCATCTGAAATCCAAATTGCCTATTTTGAATCATAAATAAAAATACAATGATCAAAAAGATGGTTGAATTGAGATCAGTAATGCTTCAAAGTGTAGCAAAAGGACTTTGTTAACTTACACCTTTCCGACCAATGAGGTCTGCCATCTTCCCACACAATAATGCACCCATTAGTCCCCCTATTGTTAATATTGAACCAAAAAGCGAATACtgccaagagagagagagaatagatAAATGTTCTGTAAACAAATAAATGGAATAACAAAAATCATATTAAATAATTTGATGCAGCAAGTGAAAATTTGTCTGGAAACAAAACTAGCATTCTGTTAGCTTAGTTAGTTATGACTAGCTTGGATTAAACTAAGTTTAGATCAAACATTCCAAATGCATTAGAGATTCTATGTTAGTACTTGTCCAGCATTGGCAGGTTAACCCATTAAGACAATCATTACTTTGAGAAGAAAAACTCTcgtctttttctttttaattgagGCCTCAAAACTGTGGATACGATTACAAAACCCGTAAACTCTTTTCAAGAATGAACAATAATGGATTGTTAGTACTTACTTCTGCCAAAGAAAGGCGGAGCTCAACCAAGATTCCAGATTCAGCAGGTGATGAATACCCCATCTGCAAGTAAGTTTCAAAAATTTACCAGCTCATTTATAAGTCAGATGATCCTTATTCCTTAATGGAAGAAGACCAGTTTCAGAaatgtattaaattaataaatagagagagaaatgggagtaGAGGAGTAGTctataaaccttatcaaattcaaattttagttggattgaaataaaattttagaaaaagtAATTATTTTGTATCTTGTGCACTTGTACAGAAAATTTTAATTAGACAATATAGGTGCATTTTAAATTTGTAGTGAAATTTATTTGCATTTGAAGCCATGGCCTTAACTTTATACCGTTTGAAAGAGAGAGACTGTAGTGAAATTAAATAAGCttgtaatgaaatcagaaaacCTTCTACACCTAACGTACGCTCAAACCAACAagtaaaaggaagaagaaaacttACAGCATTTCCATAGATGTAAAAACCACAAACAATGGTTAATGCGGAGAAAACAAGCGTAAATGTGATGgacgaggaagaagaagaagaagaagaagaagaagaatgctcATTCATCTCCCAATTCTTATGATCCACCTTTTCTTCCAAAAATGGTGATCTTGTTCCATCTTCCTCCATGCTTATTGTTCCTACAAAACTACTTCAGTAAACATCGAGAAGATAAAATAAATAGAGATACACAGAAAGCAATGATTTCAAGACCGTTTGGTGGACCAAAGAGCACGTTTCAGCAAATCCTCCCAACTACCATGCACTGCAACAGACCTTATCCTTTGGGACACTATTGATTTCTGATTATTTGAAAGTGCTATGCGTTTCAAGAATTATCATTATTTGATTTAAATGTGACTTATTTGCAACTTCAGGGATAAAAATAAGCAATTCAACAAGGGCAGCTTCATAAAAGAACAATAATTAAATGGAAATTGTAAATGGCCAGTGGTAGTAATTACAGTAATTTAACGAGAGCAATTGCACAAAAACAAAAAAGTCAACCAAAGTTGTTTCAGTTGATAATACTCGATCAGGGCTTTCATATTGAGAGTTAGAGGGTGTTGGTTTTATTCATTGGGTGCATTGTTGGGTGCAGTTGATAGC
This region includes:
- the LOC110635534 gene encoding myo-inositol transporter 1A, with protein sequence MEEEARTSPLIENGFLLPGENDGYTEHFSSTITSMLVFSTTVAVCGSYVFGNSVGYSSPAETGIVDDLGLNMAEYSIFGSILTIGAMIGAVASGRIADIIGRRGAMVVSETFCILGWLAIIFAKDAFWLDLGRFSLGCGIGLLSYVVPVYIAEIAPKNIRGAFTSLNQVMIGLGKALTFLVGSLVNWRILAIIGIIPCLVQLLCLCFIPESPRWLAKIGHIREFESSLQRLRGNGTDISQEAADIEEYTVYVCENSEDGIFKLFQRKYAYSLIVGVGLMVFQEFGGLNGFAFYTSTIFDSAGFSSTIGTIAASVTQIIMTTLGALLIDKLGRRLLLMISAVGTCLGCVLTGLSFFFQDLHMVREDVTSVLVLLGVLLYLGSFEFGMGGIPWIIMSEIFPINIKGSAGSLVNLVSWIGSWVIAYTFNFLFEWSSAGTFIIYGGISIAGVVFIAKLVPETKGRTLEEIQASITNFVGTISMEEDGTRSPFLEEKVDHKNWEMNEHSSSSSSSSSSSSITFTLVFSALTIVCGFYIYGNAMGYSSPAESGILVELRLSLAEYSLFGSILTIGGLMGALLCGKMADLIGRKGAIWISDALCLIGWLAITFSKVAWSLDLGRLLVGIGIGILSYVIPIYVAEITPKNFRGAFALLIALMMGSGISVTFIIGSVCNWRILALLGTIPCLIQLLGAFFIPESPRWLAKVGREKELKVALQSLRGKNADISQEAAEIIDYTQNFNQTSEDGIKELFQRKYALAIIVGVGLMAVLQFGGLNGYSYYLSSILESAGFPSSVGSVAASIVQIVMNICSLFLIDKFGRRPLLLVSTSGCCLGSLVTGLSFLLQGYHLGKEITPILALAGILVFIGSVSIGLGGIPWIMVAEIFPVNVKGSAGSLVNLFSWSGSWIVAYTFNYLFEWSSAGVFLIYAIIAGLGVIFVANLVPETKGRALEEIQASLIA